From a region of the Helicoverpa armigera isolate CAAS_96S chromosome 14, ASM3070526v1, whole genome shotgun sequence genome:
- the LOC110380043 gene encoding uncharacterized protein LOC110380043: MSWNSDTVLEFLELYRREQHLWDPKHPLHRNRSEVSDSWLRIQSSLSIHYSITDLKKKKESLMTSFRMHLGKKKVQPGYRTTWFAYSLMESFLGGKYECDSTNQLENEYFTNTGNYTTQPGIPDHTNNINRNVGISDKHTAMVRQNKSASPCQKNKNNSDLNYAKKRMDEAVTYLKNAGGAQNEKDEYELYGQLLAKKLRKLDEHQRDLAMHEIDNVMFRAKMQSTTPQQRSYSTSPSPVPRKLKSPIFIVTQQNPTNIQYEDENIPYQEQPPS, translated from the exons ATGTCGTGGAATAGCGATACAGTGTTGGAGTTCTTAGAACTTTACAGAAGAGAACAACATCTGTGGGATCCAAAACATCCACTGCATAGAAATAGAAGCGAAGTTTCGGATTCCTGGCTCAGAATACAGTCATCGCTAAGTATACATTATTCAATTACGGAtctaaagaagaagaaggaatCATTAATGACGTCCTTCAGGATGCACCTCGGGAAAAAGAAAGTTCAGCCGGGATATCGTACTACTTGGTTTGCCTATTCACTAATGGAAAGCTTTCTTGGCGGTAAATACGAATGCGATAGCACAAATCAATTGGAAAATGAG TACTTCACGAATACGGGCAATTACACTACTCAACCGGGAATACCTGATCAtaccaataatattaataggaaCGTCGGTATTTCTGACAAGCATACTGCGATGGTCAGGCAAAACAAGTCTGCATCTCCGTGtcagaagaacaaaaataattctgaTTTAAATTACGCTAAGAAACGAATGGATGAAGCTGTAACATATCTTAAAAATGCAGGAGGCGCTCAGAATGAAAAAGATGAATACGAGTTATACGGACAGTTGTTAGCGAAAAAATTAAGAAAGCTTGACGAACACCAACGTGATTTGGCGATGCATGAAATAGATAACGTGATGTTTCGCGCCAAAATGCAAAGCACTACGCCGCAACAAAGAAGTTACTCCACTTCGCCGTCGCCTGTTCCTCGGAAGTTAAAATCTCCTATATTTATAGTAACACAACAAAATCCCACGAATATACAGTACGAAGATGAAAATATACCTTATCAGGAACAGCCACCGTCTTAG